The DNA segment GCTCAAACAAAGCGTAACGGCCGACGTCAGGGTCGTCTTCCCATGATCAATATGCCCAATCGTACCAACATTTACATGCGGCTTCGTCCGCTCAAACTTCTTCTTGGCCATTGATAACCCTCCTTAGACCTGAAAGAATTAATTTCCGGTAACCTCTATCATAATTAATTTCATTAATCCCTTTCGTTTACAACCTCAGCCGAGACGGATTCTGGCACAGATTCGTAACGTGCAAACTGCATGCTGAAGGTGGCCCGGCCCTGAGTCATAGATCTGACGTCCGTGGCGTATCCAAACATAGTAGCCAGAGGAACCTCCGCCGTTATAGTCTGAGCCCCGCCTCTGGACTCCAAGTCTCGAACCCTGCCTCGCCGGGAGTTGAAGTCGTTTAAAACCTCACCTACAAACTCTTCCGAAACCAGGACCTCGACATCCATAATCGGCTCAAGCAAAACGCATCCCGCCTTTTTTAAGCCTTGTTTTAAGCCCATTGATCCGGCAATCATAAAGGCTCGATCAGAAGAGTCAACCTCATGAAAGGAACCATCAAAAAATGAAACCTTCAAATCAGTCACAGGATACCCGGCCAGAACCCCTTGGGTAGCGGCCTGCTTAACCCCTGTCTTAACAGCTTGATAGTATTCGCGAGGCACAACACCCCCAATGATATCAGCCGAAAAAACCAAACCATCCCCGGGTTCAGCAGGCTCAAGCCTCAGCCAAACATGGCCATATTGGCCGCGACCTCCAGTCTGTCGAACAAAACGCCCTTCAGCTTCAACAGCCTGGGTGATGGTCTCCCGGTAAGCGACTTTGGGCCTGCCCACATTTGCCTGGACGTTGAATTCTCTAAGCAGTCTATCAACTATTATTTCCAGGTGAAGCTCGCCCATCCCCGAAATAATGATCTCACCGCTCTCCTGATCCGTTTTGGTATGGAAGGAAGGATCCTCGGCGGCAATCTTTGCCAGGGCCATGGACAAGCGATCCTGATCTCCCTTACCTTTGGGTTCAACCGCCACGTGTATTACCGGCTCAGGTATATACAACTTCTCGAGCAGGATAGTTTCAGCGCCGTCACACAAGGTATCGCCTGTAGTGGTGTTCCGCAGTCCCACCGCGGCCACTATATCGCCGGCATAGACCTCCTTGGTCTCTTCCCGATTATTGGCGTGCATCTTCAACAGACGTCCGATCTTCTCTTTGGTCTGCTTAGTCGAATTATAGACATACGCACCAGATCGCAGATGGCCGGAATATACCCGCAGAAAGGTCAAATGACCCACAAAGGGATCGTTCATAACCTTAAAAGATAAAGCGGCAAAGGGCTCATCATCAGCCGACCGCCGCCTGATAATC comes from the Deltaproteobacteria bacterium genome and includes:
- the fusA gene encoding elongation factor G; the encoded protein is MSRVVSLERIRNIGIAAHIDAGKTTTTERILYYTGVSHKMGEVHDGEAVMDWMEQEQERGITITSAATTSFWRKHRINIIDTPGHVDFTIEVERSLRVLDGMVAIFCAVGAVEPQSETVWRQAERYGVPRIAFINKMDRIGADYKRCLTQMKERLKAFPILLQLPLGSEDKFIGLIDLIENKAVIYDETTLGAHFRIEEVPSDLEDEVSKAREAMIEALAEVDDRIMEQYLEEQELTQSEVRAGLRRATLGLNCVPVLMGSAFKNKGAQPLLDAIVDYLPSPVDVPPVEGLGSKGEIIRRRSADDEPFAALSFKVMNDPFVGHLTFLRVYSGHLRSGAYVYNSTKQTKEKIGRLLKMHANNREETKEVYAGDIVAAVGLRNTTTGDTLCDGAETILLEKLYIPEPVIHVAVEPKGKGDQDRLSMALAKIAAEDPSFHTKTDQESGEIIISGMGELHLEIIVDRLLREFNVQANVGRPKVAYRETITQAVEAEGRFVRQTGGRGQYGHVWLRLEPAEPGDGLVFSADIIGGVVPREYYQAVKTGVKQAATQGVLAGYPVTDLKVSFFDGSFHEVDSSDRAFMIAGSMGLKQGLKKAGCVLLEPIMDVEVLVSEEFVGEVLNDFNSRRGRVRDLESRGGAQTITAEVPLATMFGYATDVRSMTQGRATFSMQFARYESVPESVSAEVVNERD